Proteins from one Drosophila gunungcola strain Sukarami chromosome 3R, Dgunungcola_SK_2, whole genome shotgun sequence genomic window:
- the LOC128252874 gene encoding extracellular sulfatase SULF-1 homolog, whose translation MMPHPRLRLAIGGLILLLFVLHVLGKEQGSHSHKRGHSAKRFSRDSNSARERRPNIILILTDDQDVELGSLNFMPRTQRLLKDGGAEFRHAYTTTPMCCPARSSLLTGMYVHNHMVFTNNDNCSSPQWQATHETRSYATYLSNAGYRTGYFGKYLNKYNGSYIPPGWREWGGLIMNSKYYNYSINLNGQKIKHGFDYAKDYYPDLIANDSIAFLRSSKQQNQRKPVLLTMSFPAPHGPEDSAPQYSHLFFNVTTHHTPSYDHAPNPDKQWILRVTEPMQPVHKRFTNLLMTKRLQTLQSVDVAVERVYNELKNLGELDNTYIVYTSDHGYHLGQFGLIKGKSFPFEFDVRVPFLIRGPGIQASKMVNEIVLNVDLAPTFLDMGGVPTPQHMDGRSILPLLLSRNRAVRDNWPDSFLIESSGRRETADQIAESRARLQAERRNMKLVNSSLLEDFVDGGGVSSTTTTSVSSSSTAATLMSSTMQQQQQPEDADEDVETDNEEDDADADGDSSAAALEEEDLEDAAVEEGDEELIEQEFHQDNDLPLAPYITKMMRLNSECSDPALLKNCLPGQKWRCVNEEGRWRKHKCKFHLQLEHQLAAMPRKQYQRNCACFTPDGVVYTKIRAPSAGLHRVSKRTHHGSGRRRNKREVFHTELPFEMEELLGLDRVVDQLAEHTHRSKRDLGGSSNESIAQVIQQIQSTLETLELKFNEHELHASNSSTNFLERGGHRCFVDAATGKVNCSNVIYDDEKTWRTSRNQIDMLIKLLKDKIAKLKEMKKQLRESNKQALASGRRNENPRRTDPTLDSGAGPEFNMSYFTEVSSTPRTSVVAGQKEVFRGYGSANAFDSLEEPQTHRFSPRAECYCEPDVGESHADSKEMAREARRKLKEERQRKKERKRIKKARLEKECLSEKMNCFSHDNQHWRTAPLWNDSPFCFCMNANNNTYSCLRTINATHNYLYCEFTTGLITFYNLTIDRFETTNRAASLTPGERSHMHDALDQLKGCRGRSCSIRRHQSHLESGSSAPLLPINQVHRNNKRKHSPLAGTVGNFAFVGPRLDMDGLPPMKRRKLSKYNRLTGSQQTQLKRRPWKQQPLQQTPRFLATHSVTPAAA comes from the exons ATGATGCCGCACCCCCGCTTACGCCTGGCCATTGGCGGCCTGATACTCCTCCTGTTTGTGCTCCATGTGCTCGGCAAGGAACAGGGATCGCATTCCCACAAACGCGGCCACTCGGCGAAGAGATTCTCGCGGGACTCGAACTCGGCCCGCGAGCGACGACCAAACATTATCCTCATCCTGACCGATGACCAGGACGTGGAGCTGGGCTCGCTGAACTTCATGCCACGCACTCAGCGGCTGCTTAAGGACGGCGGAGCCGAGTTCCGGCACGCCTACACCACCACGCCCATGTGCTGTCCGGCCAGATCGTCGCTGCTCACCGGCATGTACGTGCACAACCACATGGTGTTCACCAACAACGACAACTGCTCCAGTCCCCAGTGGCAGGCCACGCACGAGACGCGCTCCTATGCCACGTACCTCTCGAACGCCGGCTACCGCACCGGGTACTTCGGAAAGTACCTGAACAAGTACAACGGATCCTACATCCCACCTGGCTGGCGGGAGTGGGGCGGATTGATCATGAACTCCAAGTACTACAACTACAGCATCAACCTGAACGGACAGAAGATCAAGCACGGCTTCGACTACGCCAAGGACTACTATCCGGACCTGATAGCCAACGACTCGATCGCCTTCCTGCGCTCCTCCAAGCAGCAGAACCAGCGGAAGCCCGTCCTGCTCACCATGAGCTTCCCGGCGCCGCACGGTCCGGAGGATTCAGCCCCCCAGTACAGTCATCTCTTCTTCAATGTGACCACCCACCA CACTCCATCGTACGATCATGCCCCGAATCCGGACAAACAGTGGATCCTGAGGGTCACCGAACCCATGCAGCCTGTGCACAAGCGCTTCACCAATCTGCTGATGACGAAGCGTCTGCAGACACTCCAGAGCGTGGACGTGGCCGTGGAGCGGGTCTACAACGAACTGAAGAATCTCGGCGAGCTGGACAACACCTACATTGTGTACACCTCGGACCACGGCTATCATTTGGGCCAGTTTGGCCTGATCAAGGGTAAGAGTTTTCCCTTCGAGTTCGATGTGCGAGTGCCGTTCCTCATCCGGGGTCCAGGTATTCAGGCCTCCAAGAT GGTCAATGAGATTGTGCTGAATGTGGACCTGGCGCCCACTTTTCTGGACATGGGTGGCGTGCCCACGCCGCAGCACATGGACGGACGCAGCATACTGCCCCTGCTGTTGAGCAGGAACCGCGCTGTGCGGGACAACTGGCCCGATAGCTTCCTCATCGAGAGCTCCGGCCGAAGGGAGACGGCCGACCAGATAGCCGAGTCGCGGGCCCGCCTCCAAGCCGAGCGGCGAAACATGAAGCTGGTGAACAGTTCGCTGCTTGAAGATTTCGTGGACGGTGGAGGAGTGAgttccaccaccaccacaagCGTTTCGAGCAGCAGCACTGCCGCCACTCTGATGAGTTCCAccatgcaacagcagcagcaaccagaGGATGCGGATGAGGACGTGGAAACGGACAACGAAGAGGATGATGCAGATGCTGATGGTGACAGTTCGGCAGCGGccctggaggaggaggatctCGAGGATGCTGCCGTTGAAGAGGGCGACGAGGAGCTGATCGAACAGGAGTTCCACCAGGACAACGATCTACCCCTGGCCCCATACATAACCAAGATGATGCGCCTCAACTCGGAGTGCTCGGATCCGGCCCTGCTCAAAAACTGCCTGCCCGGGCAGAAATGGAGGTGCGTCAATGAGGAGGGTCGTTGGCGCAAGCACAAGTGCAAGTTCCAT CTCCAGTTAGAGCACCAGTTGGCGGCGATGCCTCGGAAGCAATACCAGCGCAACTGTGCCTGCTTCACGCCCGACGGAGTGGTCTACACCAAGATCCGCGCCCCATCCGCCGGATTGCATCGCGTAAGCAAGCGGACACACCATGGCTCGGGCCGGCGTCGAAACAAGCGGGAGGTGTTTCACACGGAACTACCCTTCGAGATGGAAGAGTTGCTGGGTCTCGACCGGGTCGTCGATCAACTGGCTGAGCATACGCATCGCAGCAAGCGTGATTTGGGCGGAAGTAGCAACGAGTCGATTGCCCAGGTCATCCAGCAGATACAGAGCACCCTGGAGACCCTGGAGCTCAAGTTCAATGAGCACGAGCTGCATGCTTCCAACTCCAGCACCAACTTCCTGGAGCGAGGCGGTCATCGGTGCTTTGTGGATGCGGCCACGGGTAAGGTGAATTGCTCCAATGTGATCTACGACGACGAGAAGACGTGGCGCACCTCCCGAAACCAAATCGATATGCTGATCAAGCTCCTCAAGGACAAGATTGCCAAGCTGAAGGAGATGAAAAAGCAGCTGAGGGAGAGCAACAAGCAGGCGTTGGCCTCTGGTCGGCGGAACGAGAACCCCCGGCGCACTGATCCCACTCTGGACAGTGGAGCCGGGCCGGAGTTCAACATGAGCTACTTCACCGAGGTGAGCAGCACGCCCAGGACAAGCGTCGTCGCCGGCCAGAAGGAAGTGTTCCGCGGGTATGGAAGTGCCAATGCTTTCGATTCCTTGGAAGAGCCGCAGACCCATCGCTTTTCTCCGCGGGCCGAGTGCTATTGCGAACCCGATGTGGGCGAGAG CCATGCCGACTCCAAGGAAATGGCCCGCGAGGCGCGCAGGAAGCTGAAGGAGGAGCGACAGCGCAAGAAGGAGCGCAAGCGCATCAAGAAGGCCCGCCTGGAGAAGGAGTGCCTGTCCGAGAAGATGAACTGCTTCTCCCACGACAACCAGCACTGGCGCACGGCTCCCCTCTGGAACGACAGCCCCTTCTGCTTCTGCATGAACGCCAACAACAACACCTACTCCTGCCTAAGGACCATCAACGCCACTCACAACTATCTGTACTGCGAGTTCACCACAGGCCTCATTACCTTCTACAACCTGACCATTG ATCGCTTTGAGACCACAAATCGCGCAGCAAGTCTAACGCCTGGAGAGAGATCCCACATGCACGATGCGCTGGACCAGTTGAAGGGTTGCCGGGGACGCAGCTGCAGCATCCGCCGACATCAGTCGCACCTGGAGAGCGGATCCAGTGCTCCACTGCTGCCCATCAATCAGGTGCACCGCAACAACAAACGAAAGCACT CTCCCCTCGCGGGAACAGTGGGAAACTTTGCCTTTGTAGGCCCACGACTGGACATGGACGGACTGCCGCCGATGAAGCGCCGTAAGCTATCCAAATACAACCG ATTGACTGGTTCGCAGCAGACGCAGCTGAAGCGACGTCCCTGGAAGCAGCAGCCCCTCCAGCAGACCCCCAGATTCTTGGCCACGCATTCTGTGACCCCGGCGGCGGCCTAA